Within Nostoc flagelliforme CCNUN1, the genomic segment CCTGCATCATAACCGACTGCTTCACTCACCATTGCTGCACTTTTGATACTTTGGCTGTCCACAATAGCTTCAGAGGGGCTTGGCGATCGCTCCGAAGCAACCCTAGTCCACTCCCGTAATCTGTCATGCATTCTTACCCACGTTCCATCCTTGCGCCAGTTACGAAAGTATGTGTAAACGGTTTGCCAGTTTGGAAAGTCACCAGGTAATGCTCGCCACCGACATCCCTCATACAGAACATAAAAAATGGCATTCATTACCTCCCAAATATTCGTTTCTCTTGGACGACCTCCAGGTAATGGTGCTGGAATCAAAGGTTCAATAAGTTCCCATTGCTCTTGGGTAAGGTTGGTAGAGTATGATTTACTCATTGCTCTCAGTGGTGCTGTTGTATTTATTTATTAACAGCTTACGCCCTGAGAGTTTTTTTACTCAATTGCCGACTTTTCAAACATCCTCTTAGAGAACCTATCAGTCCGCTGTCTTTGTAATATTCCATTTTAAGCATGAAACACCCGTACTGATCTTTTCGATTTGTCTTAGTTAATTTAAGGTAGTTTTTGTCAGAAGTTGTGGGAGCGCTGCTAGGAAGAGGTCTGATGATAATTGGGGAATCTTGGGGGTATGACGAAATACGTGTATAATGACCCACGTTGTAAACTTTTGTAACGCAGAGTCTCAAAACCCTTGATTATTCGATGTTGAAATATCCAGCTTCAGTATTGTCTTCAGAGCAAAACATTCCCTAAAACAATCATTTATGGGCAAGTTTGATGAAGTCGCAAGGGTAAAAAGTCGATTCTACGGTCAAAAATGTAAAAAGCTTCTCTATCATTTTTGGGCAAGTTAGTAAATTGAGAAAGTGCTTTCTGTAATTATTATTTACAATGTGTCCGTTTTTACATGTATTTCGTCATGACCCCGTTTACAGCAGGAATTGAGAATTGGGCTACAGTCAGAAGCTAATGCCAGAGCCGAAGAACAAGTAAGTGAGCAAATCCAATCCTTGCAAAATCTGTACAAGCAGCAGAAAGAGCAAAATATCCAGTTGCAGCAGCGATTGGATGAAATGGAGGGGTTACGAAAACTGGAGATTGAAAACCAACAACTCCAGCAACGCATTGAGGAATTAGAACACGCAGTACAACAGCATCCGGTTCAGCAGTGGGGAAATACCATGACCCAGCAAGCGACCAAAGTTTTAAACAAGCAGGTGAAGCAAGCACTGGAGAAGACTATTGATTTGCGATCGCTAGCTGTTGAACCCCCAAAAGAGAATGCCCAAGAATGCTTACGACTCATGGGGATGGCATTGAAGAATCTCGCTAGCGCTATGAACAATACCCAAGCGCTCGAAGCTGCGGCCATAATTCTGGGGAGTGAACCGACACCATCTGCGATCGCCTACCGTGCCGAACAACTGGAAATGTTGCCCCAGGCGGTTAGTGATATTAGACGGGTACTGTCAAAACCTGGGTGTACGTGGCAGGACTATTGGGCAGTGGCGCAAGAGTATGAGGTAATCAAACAAGACTATTGGGCGGAATTAACGACCCAAGAGATTGATTTAATCGCTGCCCTACAAATTGCTTCTCAACCTCCCGTGATCCAAGTCGGTTCTATCGTTGCTTATGCTGACCCCTACTACACCTTATATCTAGCTAGAGGTGAAGTTGTGGAGGATTTGGGCGAGGATGAGGTGGTGGTTGCTTGGGATCACTGGAAGAATGAAGGTAAAAAAACAAGCAGGTATTTTCGGAACGAGTTGCGATTCTGGCAACCTCAATAGACTTTCATTGTATCGGTAACTTTTTAGACAAATAAATGCAACTACCAAGCCCTGCATCACAGTGGGGCAAATTTCCGCGCGCCAACATAACAGGAGATTGTAAAATGACCGCAACTATTACAAGACCCAAACCCAAAAAGGCTGCTAATAAACCACAGTCACCATATAAGCGGCTTCATGTGATTATTCCGATTGAAGATATGCTGTGGGCATCGCAGCAAAAGCCTTCAGTTACGCAATTGTGGCAAGAATGCTGGACGGCTGACCCCTACGGTTCTCGGTGGATGCCTCTAACTTCTGCTTTGGGGTACAGTACTTTTATCTCTGCGAAGAAAATTCTCTCCGACAGTGGACTATTCATTTTCAAGCCGGACAAGTCAATTCAGGATGGAACGGGAGACAGTGAAGTGGATGGTGCAGAATTTGCATGGTAGCCGAATGAAGGAATTTTGGGAGAAAGCTAATGCTGAAAAACAAGAACCAGATTCTCAAAAACAAGAACCAAATGCTGGGGATTCAGAGATAGATGCTAGCTGTGAAGAAATGCGTGCTTTGTATAAAGCATCTATCTCAGGTGAAAGTCAGTCAGAGAAAGAGTTTCAGGAAACCTCACGAACTACTCAGGAACACCTCACAAACTCTACAAAAGAGTTTGTGAGGTGTAACTCTGACACGCTTACCGAAATTTCGCACTCTTGTGAGGCGGCGATCGCTCCCTTGGGGGTCGCGTCGCCTCAGTTTGTTCAAGGCGTGTCAGAGAAAGAGAAAGAGTTGCTTGTGGCAAGGGACTGCACCACGCTAGCGCTTGTGGATGCTGTACAGGGTGAATCTGCTCTGTTGTTGGCTCAAAAGCAGGACTGTGGTGTTGAACCGAGGGACTGTGATGAAGGTACTGGTTCCGCCGCGCCTGTTGCACAAAATGAATTTTCTTCAACTTTTGCGATGCCTGCGGCGGGCGTAGCCATCGCTAATCAAACTCAGGGGCAAGTAGAACAAAGTAATTCCGCTTCGCTGTTGGCTGAAAACTCAGTTTTGGGTGTAGAAATCAAAGCAGTTCGTGAAGGTACTTGTTCCGCCGCGTCGCCTGCCCAAATTGAAAAATCTTCAACTTCAGCGATTGCAGATCAGAAAATAGAACCGAGTTGCCCCTCTGCTGAGTTGATGACTGAAAATTCAGTTACGGGTGGAGAAATGAAAGCGGATCATGAGGGTGAAAGTTCCGCCGCGTCTGTCCCCAGTGCTGAAAAATGGTCACATGAGGCGATAATTGCAAGGTCAAATATGCGACCTGTAAGAAGGGAAAAACTGAATCGAGCGGCGAATTCGGGGCAGAATCCGGGGTTAGACTTCTTGCAGGAGTGTTGGAGTGATGATCCGGCGTTGCAGATTGTGATCAAGAAGTTGCTGGTGAAGTTTCCGCAGTGGGGGATTGCGATTGTTGATGGGGTGCTGCTTAGGTGGAATGAGTAGTGGGTCTGTACAACAGTCCATAAACTAAACTATTCATATTGTCATTTACGTATTTGTAATGTCTCGTCCAAAACGTAACTTGCAATCTGGATTTTGCTACCACATTACAACCCGTTGCAACAATCGGGAGTTTCGCCTAACACGGCTGGAATGTCGTGAAGTCTTCCTTTATGCCATCAAGAAAGCACAGTCAAAGTATGGATTTAAGCTCTATGCCCTGTGTATCATGAGCAATCACGTTCACTACCTACTTGAACCCCAACAGCCTGAAGACCTTCCCAAAATTATGCACTGGCTCAACTGGTATACGGCTATGTGCTTCAACCGAATGTTGAACCGCACAGGTCATTTTTGGGAAAAGCGATATCACAGCACAGGTTTTGCTAATACAGATTACCAACGGGCATTGAATACGTTGCGATACATTCACGCTAACCCCAAAGCGGCCGGGATGCAGCAGGGTTATTTCTACGACTTTAGCAATTATGGCACTCATGACCGTCTGAGCAATGATGGCATTACTCAATGGCATCCGGCATTTTTACGGCTGGGTCGAACTTTGGAAGAGTGTGCGGCTAAATATCGCAGGTTTTGCCAAAAATATCGACCACAAGCAAAACCAGAGAAACGGAACCACTGGGGGAGCAACTTTTTGCCATCAGTAGTGAAGGGTGGGAAAGGGAAAAAGCCATCACCAGGGCAGATGAGTTTACCTTGGGACAAACAACGAGTAACCGAGAGTACGGAGGTACATGAGGTAGCAGCAAAATTTATTCAGGCAAATTGCTATCAGCCGCCAGTGCCAGGTATCGGATTTATGAAATGCTGATTACTGCGTGGAAAATGAGGCGTAAATAAATGTTTACAAACTTTTGAAAGCCTTATATGTTAGACTTTACAAGTCTCCGCGCGATAGAAGAGAGATTACCCGCCTTCGCGCCGTTGTAGAGCCACAATATGAGTAGTACTCACCCATAGACTCGAAATTGATCACAGCTCCATCAACCACACCAGATTTTGTATAAATCAATACTGGTAACGACGGCGACGGCGCTCTAGATGCTAACATTGTTCCTGTGATGCTTCCCTCTACTGTTACTGTCTCATTCACGACTCGTTCTAGTATTGCATTATAGCTTTGATTCCAGCCTACTTGTTCAGTAAACTTTTTCCAAACATCCTCGTTATAGCTGTCCGTCCCGCCGAGACTCTGGTAAATCCCTGCTTGGATGCTGATGCCAAATTTATCGTTACTATTTTGGAGCCAGAGTTGGTTAATTTCCTTGAGAGTTTCACAGGGGAAATTCCTAAGCAGTTCCTCCCAATCTTTATAGTTTTCTTTAACCATGACTTGGTAAAAAATCCAAGCAGTTTCTTCATCTGCCTCTCTCCATTGTTTCTGCTGAAGATAGTTTTTCAATTGTGTGCATAGTCCATCTTTTACCAAGTCATCAGCACTTGGATTCCTCAGTTTATCTGCTAACTTACTCACCAAACTCGATTCATCAATCTGTCGCCACCAAATGATTGGTTGATCTTCAGATAAACGATCGCACAATCGCGCAGCAATTGTACTTTTTCCTAATCCTCCCATGCCATGAATTAAAACTCCAACCTCTGTACTGGAGGTTTTAAGTGTACGCAGGCAGTTTTGTAACTGACGACGACGACCAACAAAAGTTTCACGGGTGGCAACTCTAAGTTTCTTCTCTGGGTCTAAAAACTCTTGAGCAACAGAAGCACGAGGTACGGGTTTACGTCCGCGCTTGACCAACGCACCCGGTAGAGTTTCTGCGACATACAAGCGCAACAAATGCCAATCTCGTGCTTGATTTTTTAGCAGTACTTGATAAGCGATCGCAATTGCTTCTGTAAGCGTCTTTCCGGCTGACAATTCCTGGTACAAGACAGCAGCAGTAGCGATGGCATCAGTATCCAGCACTCGCTGACCCCAACCGATAACAGCAGTTGCACCTTGCTTTAGTAATGCCTCTGCCATTGATGGTACTGCACCAGCGTCACTTGAGTATCCAGTATTACAACCAGAAAGGAAAATGAGCTTGGGCAGTTGGAATTGCAGTTCTGTGGCAATGTCTTCTGCACTGCTATATTCTGCTTCTCCCAATTCCGTCTCAGTTATAAAACATGGTTTTTTATCCCGAAACGTAGCATGACCTGTCAGGTGGATAACATCAAAGTAATTCTTCTCGTTATTATCCACCAAATAACCCAACTCTTTTAGGCAACCACTTTCTTCCACTATCAACGATAAGGGCTGACGCTTCGTTGCAGATAAAACTTGGGCTTCTTCAGCCTCAAAATCCAGTTCCGGTTCGATTTCCAATGGGGAAGTTGCCATAAACAGAACATTTAATGCCCGATTTGCTGGCTGATCTTCCGGTGTCAGTTGTTTAGAATCATCATCCTTTACCCACCGGATGGGAATAATAGGAAAAGGTCGCCGATTCACCAAAAAATCTGTACTATCATGCAGTATTTCCCACGGTAAATGGGCGAGTTTTTCGGTTGCAGCAATGGCAAGAACGATAACCTCACGCTTATGCTGGTCAATTGCACTTTGAAAAATGCGATCGCTTCCGTCTAACCAGTTATAAAGTGCCTGCCCAGTCTTAGCATAGTCTTCGGGCAGTCTGGTATAGTAATCTGTTTCTACCTTTTGAATCAACTTAGTGATTTCTGTCAGGGATAGCTGACGAGACTGGCAATTGTTGGGATTATCCCAGAATAAACGCAACTCTGCGTAGCGATCGCCCACGAGTTTCAGGTCAAGGTGGAGAATTTTCATTTTTTCTTAGATTTCTCCAAAATTGCTTGAATTTGCTCTACTGTTGCATCCTTGAGCAGCAGCCGATGATTATCAGGCGTGACAATCAAAACTTTCTCAATCCTTGCACCTGTTGGGTCGTATAGTGATTTTTGATACTTCTCCTTCCACTTGTGCAGACTCTCTGCGATCGCAAATGTGCCACTGACAATCCCAATTATGGTTGCAATTGTGGCTACTGTTCCTTCCCGTTCTACTTGATCAATTGTCTGATAGCTTCCCTCTATTCCCTCAATCGCAAACAGTTCTTCTGTAGCTTTTACCGCATCTTGTCCTTGGATTTCAATTTTCATATTGCCAAATTTTCAATAAAAAATTCTTTTTGAGGTTTCGGTGTGGGGATTTATGCTGACATAAGATTTCTCAACTAGTCTCGAATTAGCTGACTTTTATCAATGCTTCTATCGTTGCCATCCTCACTTCAAGCTCTGCTACCTTTTGATTTAATGCTTTACACTTGAAACTTGAGAAGATGATTGCACCTCATTAGCTTTCAGCCACTGCTCAATCATCTCCACTACAACATGACTCATCTTTAACCCACGTAAAGCGCAAGCAGCATGAAAGCGTTTCTTCAGGTCGTCTGTGATACTAATCTGCATCATGATTAATCTAGATATTGCCTATATAAACCTACAAATATATAAGACAGGATTCCAGACTGACTATAGCAGTCTCAGTAAATTTACAATAGAGTTTTCTTAAGCAAAATTAAGCATTTTTAGTAAATACTAGCTTTTTCGTTGTCAGCTAAAAACCAGGATTGTGGTGTTGAAGCGATATTCCCTCATGAAGGTACTGGT encodes:
- a CDS encoding transposase, with amino-acid sequence MSRPKRNLQSGFCYHITTRCNNREFRLTRLECREVFLYAIKKAQSKYGFKLYALCIMSNHVHYLLEPQQPEDLPKIMHWLNWYTAMCFNRMLNRTGHFWEKRYHSTGFANTDYQRALNTLRYIHANPKAAGMQQGYFYDFSNYGTHDRLSNDGITQWHPAFLRLGRTLEECAAKYRRFCQKYRPQAKPEKRNHWGSNFLPSVVKGGKGKKPSPGQMSLPWDKQRVTESTEVHEVAAKFIQANCYQPPVPGIGFMKC
- a CDS encoding CHAT domain-containing protein; this translates as MKILHLDLKLVGDRYAELRLFWDNPNNCQSRQLSLTEITKLIQKVETDYYTRLPEDYAKTGQALYNWLDGSDRIFQSAIDQHKREVIVLAIAATEKLAHLPWEILHDSTDFLVNRRPFPIIPIRWVKDDDSKQLTPEDQPANRALNVLFMATSPLEIEPELDFEAEEAQVLSATKRQPLSLIVEESGCLKELGYLVDNNEKNYFDVIHLTGHATFRDKKPCFITETELGEAEYSSAEDIATELQFQLPKLIFLSGCNTGYSSDAGAVPSMAEALLKQGATAVIGWGQRVLDTDAIATAAVLYQELSAGKTLTEAIAIAYQVLLKNQARDWHLLRLYVAETLPGALVKRGRKPVPRASVAQEFLDPEKKLRVATRETFVGRRRQLQNCLRTLKTSSTEVGVLIHGMGGLGKSTIAARLCDRLSEDQPIIWWRQIDESSLVSKLADKLRNPSADDLVKDGLCTQLKNYLQQKQWREADEETAWIFYQVMVKENYKDWEELLRNFPCETLKEINQLWLQNSNDKFGISIQAGIYQSLGGTDSYNEDVWKKFTEQVGWNQSYNAILERVVNETVTVEGSITGTMLASRAPSPSLPVLIYTKSGVVDGAVINFESMGEYYSYCGSTTARRRVISLLSRGDL
- a CDS encoding plasmid partition protein ParG, with the protein product MMQISITDDLKKRFHAACALRGLKMSHVVVEMIEQWLKANEVQSSSQVSSVKH